The following proteins are co-located in the Microplitis demolitor isolate Queensland-Clemson2020A chromosome 5, iyMicDemo2.1a, whole genome shotgun sequence genome:
- the LOC103577122 gene encoding farnesol dehydrogenase, translated as MERWSGKVAIVTGASSGIGAVISRELVTHGLNVLGISNQEDRLKSLYQNLKNLKGKFHYLCCDVEKEQDILYAFAYVNEKFGGVDILVNNAGIIRESTFQNVKTEDLRAVLNVNVLAPAIFIRESLKSMRLRKNEAHIININSLVGINAATTMPINIYPASKFALRGMADTLKNELEWYKDNIRVTGIHPGLVNTEIYGDSVIFNKLKTKLPVVEPKDVVDCVIFALSAPPNVQLHEITVTGVPKK; from the exons ATGGAACGGTGGTCTGGTAAAGTTGCAATAGTAACTGGAGCGAGTTCTGGTATTGGCGCAGTAATTTCTCGGGAACTTGTAACACATGGATTAAATGTCCTCGGTATTTCAAATCAAGAAGATCGGTTGAAAAGTTTATACCAAAATCTAAAAAACTTAAAGGgcaaatttcattatttgtgTTGTGATGTCGAAAAAGAACAAGACATACTTTACGCTTTTGCGTatgttaatgaaaaatttggcGGCGTTGACATTTTAGTGAACAATGCTGGAATAATTAGAGAAAGCACATTTCAAA acGTAAAAACAGAAGACTTACGTGCTGTTTTGAACGTTAATGTTCTTGCACCTGCAATATTTATCAGAGAATCGCTTAAATCAATGCGCCTGCGTAAAAATGAAGCGCacattattaacattaacag TTTGGTTGGTATCAATGCAGCGACGACAATgccgataaatatttatccagCTTCAAAATTTGCACTACGTGGTATGGCTGATACACTTAAAAATGAACTCGAATGGTATAAAGATAATATACGAGTCACG GGAATCCATCCGGGATTGGTAAATACGGAAATTTATGGTGATTCcgtgatatttaataaactaaaaactaAATTGCCAGTAGTGGAACCCAAAGATGTCGTTGACTGTGTTATATTTGCACTTTCAGCGCCGCCTAATGTACAa TTGCATGAAATAACCGTCACTGGAGTACCCAAGAAGTAA
- the LOC103577209 gene encoding odorant receptor 13a-like, which translates to MYHKLLNKLVRILRYNGIWPVESTVRSYKLLNLIFRLFNLSIIVIMMLLTIADAIANFNDISLITDNLCFFVGCSEALTKGVKYCIEYKNIVKLINDIYGPIDIINQKNNTEVMKGINETARFENRQFSIIFGIVSLLIVARVFGADFKNKEFPMRASFPFDATVSPYYHLIYLLISYGILLVDYTLLGVDLMVVVIMRYLTIQVDILRANCRHCDIKLTKRNIVINNYDDSNNESTKIRNFVEFEIEHEDIDKKDTFEERLKRCIIHHQKVIHMLNRLNDCFSFCVVVQILGTTVLLCLNGFQIIMGNDIHLLMRRILASMAALLQLLLWCWYGNKLSAAADSLTINLWMCGWEDNYKHGLRNFMSIPMTLSLQTLELRAIGVVPLSLQTFVSAIKTSYSVLVLLLTVAKEQ; encoded by the exons ATGTAtcacaaattattaaacaaactaGTTAGAATACTGAG aTATAATGGAATTTGGCCAGTAGAATCAACAGTCAGAagttacaaattattaaatttaattttccgtTTATTTAATCTCAGCataattgtaataatgatGTTGCTTACAATAGCCGATGCAATTGCTAATTTCAACGATATATCACTTATTACagataatttatgtttttttgtcGGATGCTCTGAAGCATTAACAAAGGGAGTCAAATATTGCATTGAGTACaaaaatattgtgaaattGATAAACGATATTTATGGACCGATTGacataattaatcaaaaaaata ataCCGAAGTTATGAAAGGGATTAATGAGACCGCACGTTTTGAAAATCGCcaattttctataatatttGGAATTGTTTCACTATTAATTGTAGCACGGGTTTTTGGCGCTGATTTCAAAAACAAAGAATTTCCAATGCGTGCTTCGTTTCCATTTGACGCAACAGTTTCACCTTATTAtcacttaatatatttattaatatcttaTGGTATTTTACTTGTCGACTACACACTACTTGGAGTTGACTTGATGGTCGTGGTAATAATGAGATATTTAACTATTCAAGTCGACATATTGAGAGCTAATTGCAGGCATTGTGAcattaaattaactaaacgCAACAttgtaattaacaattatgatGATAGCAATAATGAAAGCACAAAGATTCGAAATTTCGTTGAGTTTGAAATAGAACACGAGGATATTGATAAGAAAGATACTTTTGAAGAAAGGTTAAAAAGATGTATTATACACCATCAGAAAGTAATTCATATGTTGAATAGACTCAATGACTGCTTTAGTTTCTGTGTAGTTGTTCAAATTTTGGGCACCACTGTACTATTATGTTTGAACggatttcaaattataatg ggGAATGATATTCATCTATTAATGAGAAGAATTCTGGCAAGTATGGCAGCTTTATTGCAACTATTATTATGGTGTTGGTATGGAAATAAACTGAGTGCTGCa gcAGATTCATTGACGATTAATCTGTGGATGTGCGGTTGGGAAGACAATTACAAACATGGATTACGTAATTTTATGTCGATACCAATGACACTGTCATTACAGACATTAGAACTACGAGCAATTGGGGTTGTTCCTCTATCACTTCAAACATTTGTTTCA GCTATCAAAACGTCGTACTCAGTATTGGTGCTTCTACTTACCGTAGCCAAGGAGCAGTAA
- the LOC103577123 gene encoding putative odorant receptor 92a, whose translation MHHKLINILSKILRYNGIWPVESATTISFKLLNLILRFINFFIFVFLTSIIMADAIANHSDLSLITDNLCFLIGCFETMSKAFKFYTEYNNIIKLINDIYEPIDKLKKVNNIEIMTRVNELSRFECRQFYILSGIVVLLISARVFGADRANREFPVRAIFPFDGKKSPNYLLIYILISYGVAFIDVSLFTLDLMIVVIMRYLTFQLEILISNYKHCHVRSTRNIARNILPNGLETVERFNEIATVNDYDDDDNGDDEIKNFVIFEIHQKDINNINTFDWRLKQCIKHHQKIVQMLVVLNDCFSFCVIVQILTSTILICLNGFQILLGNDDRHLLIRRIIAINAVLLQLFFWCWYGNKMSTVADSLTYNQWMCGWESEFKRGVSNSVTTSMILSLRSLELRAIGLVPLSLQTFVSAIKKSYSVLILLLTVVED comes from the exons ATGCATCACAAGCTCATAAATATACTTTCCAAAATACTGAg ATATAATGGAATTTGGCCTGTCGAATCAGCAACgacaataagttttaaattattaaatttaattttacgttttattaatttttttatatttgtcttTTTAACGTCAATTATAATGGCCGACGCAATTGCTAATCACAGTGATTTGTCACTAATTACagataatttatgttttttaattggaTGTTTTGAAACAATGTCTAaggcatttaaattttatactgagtataataatattattaaattgataaatgacATTTATGAACCAATTGATAAGCTTAAAAAAGTGAATA atataGAAATCATGACACGTGTCAACGAATTGTCGCGTTTTGAATGCcgacaattttatatattatctgGAATAGTTGTACTGTTAATATCGGCACGTGTTTTTGGTGCGGATAGAGCTAATAGAGAGTTTCCTGTTCGTGCTATTTTTCCATTTGACGGAAAAAAATCAccaaattacttattaatatatattttaatatcttatgGGGTGGCGTTTATTGACGTATCCTTATTTACACTCGACTTAATGATTGTTGTAATAATGAGGTATCTAACATTTCAACTAGAAATATTGATATCTAATTACAAGCATTGTCATGTAAGGTCAACAAGAAATATAGCTCGCAATATTCTACCGAATGGTTTAGAAACAGTTGAAAGGTTCAACGAAATAGCAACTGTTAATGACTACGATGACGATGATAATGGAGacgatgaaataaaaaattttgttatatttgaaattcaCCAGAaggatattaataatataaatacgtTTGATTGGAGATTGAAACAATGTATTAAACATCACCAGAAAATAGTCCAGATGCTGGTAGTTCTCAATGACTGTTTCAGTTTCTGTGTaattgttcaaattttgactAGCACAATATTAATATGTCTAAATGGATTCCAAATTCTTCTC GGTAATGATGATCGACATCTACTGATAAGACGGATCATAGCTATCAACGCagttttattacaattatttttttggtgttGGTACGGAAACAAAATGAGCACCGTA gCAGATTCACTGACTTACAATCAATGGATGTGCGGATGGGAAAGTGAATTCAAGCGAGGAGTCAGTAACTCCGTGACAACATCGATGATTTTATCGTTACGATCATTAGAACTCCGCGCAATTGGCCTCGTTCCTTTATCTCTGCAGACGTTTGTTTCA gcaaTCAAAAAGTCATACTCAGTATTAATACTCTTACTTACTGTAGTCGAggactga